In one window of Brassica rapa cultivar Chiifu-401-42 chromosome A07, CAAS_Brap_v3.01, whole genome shotgun sequence DNA:
- the LOC103829526 gene encoding probable beta-1,4-xylosyltransferase IRX14H, with product MKLLSAFRSSYLNRRGTTFRSLDPSSFDGGFIPKPSPSSIFWLAIHCLCCLISLILGFRFSHLVLFFLFSTSVTNLYTTTAGVSQLLKLKPLEKANVTAESSRVVVGRHGIRIRPWPHPNPIEVMRAHQLLERVQKEQKSLYGVRSPRAVIAVTPTYVRTFQALHLTGVMHSLMLVPYDVVWIVVEAGGKTNETASFVGKSRLKTVHVGFDQKMPNTWEDRRRVESKMRIQGLRIVREEKLDGIVVFADDSNMHSMELFDEIQNVRWFGALSVGILAHSGNADELSSVLKMDQEGKPIQGPSCDSSGKLVGWHVFNTQPYATKTAVYVDDKAAVMPSKMEWSGFVLNSRLLWKEPVDDRPTWVKDVDNLLDGNEEIEDGPLSMVKDPSMVETLGSCGRNVLLWWLRVEARADSKFPPGWIIKSPLEITVPSKRTPWPDSSSKLPVVTKEAKYNQPATEKRSGKAKRIKEQEQ from the exons ATGAAGCTCCTCTCTGCATTTCGATCGAGCTACTTGAACCGTCGAGGAACCACCTTCAGATCGCTGGATCCGTCGTCGTTCGACGGAGGCTTCATCCCCAAGCCATCTCCATCCTCGATCTTCTGGCTAGCGATTCACTGCCTCTGCTGCTTGATCAGCTTGATTCTAGGGTTCCGATTCAGCCACTTagtcctcttcttcctcttctccacCTCCGTCACGAACCTATACACCACCACCGCCGGGGTGAGCCAGCTGCTCAAGCTGAAGCCTCTGGAGAAAGCCAACGTCACGGCGGAGAGCTCTCGAGTGGTGGTCGGAAGACACGGGATCCGGATCCGTCCGTGGCCCCACCCGAACCCGATCGAGGTCATGAGAGCTCACCAGCTGCTCGAGAGAGTGCAGAAGGAGCAGAAGTCGCTCTACGGCGTGAGGAGCCCCAGGGCTGTGATCGCGGTGACGCCGACTTACGTACGGACGTTCCAGGCGCTTCATCTGACCGGAGTAATGCACTCGCTGATGCTCGTGCCTTACGACGTGGTGTGGATCGTGGTGGAAGCTGGTGGGAAGACGAACGAGACGGCGTCGTTCGTCGGGAAATCGAGATTGAAGACGGTTCACGTTGGGTTTGATCAGAAGATGCCGAATACTTGGGAAGATCGACGCAGGGTGGAGAGTAAGATGAGGATTCAGGGGTTGAGGATCGTGAGGGAGGAGAAGTTAGATGGGATCGTTGTGTTTGCTGATGATAGCAATATGCATAGCATGGAGCTGTTTGATGAGATTCAGAATGTGAGATGGTTTGGTGCTTTATCCGTTGGGATACTTGCTCACTCTGGTAATGCTGATGAGTTATCATCAGTCTTGAAGATGGATCAAGAAGGGAAGCCGATCCAGGGTCCTAGCTGTGATTCCTCTGGGAAGCTAGTGGGGTGGCACGTTTTTAATACACAGCCTTATGCTACCAAGACTGCTGTTTATGTTGATGACAAAGCGGCTGTGATGCCTAGTAAGATGGAATGGTCAGGGTTTGTGTTGAACTCAAGGTTGCTTTGGAAGGAACCTGTAGATGATAGACCGACATGGGTTAAAGATGTTGACAACTTGTTGGATGGTAATGAAGAAATTGAAGATGGTCCGTTGTCCATGGTAAAGGATCCTTCCATGGTGGAAACACTTGGAAGCTGTGGCCGCAATGTCTTGCTTTGGTGGCTCAGGGTTGAAGCTAGAGCTGATAGCAAATTCCCACCTGG CTGGATCATAAAGTCGCCGTTAGAAATCACTGTGCCATCAAAGAGGACACCATGGCCAGATTCCTCCTCGAAGCTCCCAGTGGTGACCAAAGAAGCGAAATACAACCAACCAGCCACGGAAAAGCGATCTGGTAAAGCCAAGAGGATCAAAGAGCAAGAACAATAG
- the LOC103829527 gene encoding tRNA-dihydrouridine(16/17) synthase [NAD(P)(+)]-like, whose amino-acid sequence MKPSSLSLLKFLRTRDSPLLRIRTMTITSNPPQVRDDLLCSDQQQQQSDLQIEKPPEAAPASLGAPGRVLSIDTRVEQAWAHWKKLGRPKYIVAPMVDNSELPFRLLCQKYGAQAAYTPMLHSRIFTETDNRNKEFTTCEEDRPLFVQFCANDPDTLLEAAKKVAPYCDYVDINLGCPQRIARRGNYGAFLMDNLPLVKSLVEKLAQNLTVPVSCKIRIFPNLQDTLNYAKMLEDAGCSLLAVHGRTRDEKDGKKFRADWGAIKEVRNALRIPVLANGNVRCIEDVEDCIKETGVEGVLSAETLLENPAVFAGFRTAEWAKDNEGEGYVDGGLDQGDLAVEYLKLCEKHPVPWRMIRSHVHKMLGDWFRVHPQVREQLNAQNILTFEFLYGLVDQLKELGGRVPLYKKRKIDTLQESPQKDLES is encoded by the exons ATGAAACCCTCGTCTCTTTCTCTTCTCAAATTTCTCCGGACCCGAGACTCTCCCCTCTTACGAATCCGAACAATGACAATTACATCGAATCCACCGCAAGTGCGCGACGATCTCCTCTGCTCGgaccagcagcagcagcagagtGATTTGCAGATTGAGAAGCCGCCGGAAGCAGCACCAGCAAGCTTGGGCGCTCCAGGTCGAGTATTGAGCATTGATACAAGGGTGGAGCAGGCCTGGGCGCACTGGAAGAAGCTGGGTAGACCGAAGTATATAGTAGCTCCAATGGTGGATAACTCAGAGCTTCCGTTTAGATTGCTCTGTCAAAAATACGGAGCTCAGGCTGCTTACACACCGATGCTCCACTCTAGGATCTTCACCGAGACTGATAATCGAAACAAGGAATTCACCACTTGTGAG GAGGACAGGCCGTTGTTTGTGCAGTTCTGTGCTAACGATCCTGATACTCTCTTGGAAGCTGCAAAGAAAGTCGCACCTTACTGCGATTATGTTGATATCAACTTAGG GTGTCCTCAACGTATAGCGAGGCGAGGGAACTATGGTGCATTCTTGATGGATAATCTTCCTTTGGTGAAATCACTTGTTGAAAAGTTAGCTCAGAACCTCACTGTTCCTGTCTCCTGCAAGATCCGGATTTTCCCTAACCTTCAAGATACGCTCAACTACGCCAAGATGCTTGAAGACGCTGGTTGCTCGCTGCTAGCGGTTCACGGCCGGACCAGAGATGAGAAAGACGGTAAAAAGTTCAGAGCCGATTGGGGCGCCATCAAGGAGGTGAGAAACGCTCTGAGAATCCCTGTTTTAGCCAATGGGAATGTGAGATGCATTGAAGATGTGGAGGACTGCATCAAAGAGACGGGCGTTGAAGGTGTTCTTTCCGCTGAGACGCTTCTTGAAAACCCGGCGGTCTTTGCTGGGTTTAGAACAGCTGAATGGGCTAAAGATAATGAAGGAGAGGGATACGTCGATGGAGGGTTAGATCAGGGAGATTTAGCTGTTGAGTATTTGAAGTTATGTGAGAAACATCCGGTTCCTTGGAGGATGATTCGGTCTCACGTGCATAAGATGTTGGGAGATTGGTTTAGAGTGCATCCACAGGTTAGGGAGCAGCTTAATGCTCAGAACATTTTGACGTTTGAGTTTCTGTATGGTCTTGTGGATCAGTTAAAAGAGCTTGGTGGACGAGTTCCACTCTACAAGAAAAGGAAGATAGATACCCTACAAGAGTCTCCACAAAAGGATTTAGAGAGTTGA
- the LOC103829528 gene encoding protein IRX15-LIKE produces the protein MKSGGNTNTKLILVHPYIQKQTSSNRLWLLAFVSFFTIAFLLTLLYTTDTIISSKNSTVVSSVVNSAVSNTPTSQLPTSAINALLHYASRSNDSFHMSYGEMKSISDVLRRCAPPCNLLVFGLTHETLLWKSLNHNGRTVYIEENRYYAAYFEEIHPEIEVFDVQYTTKAREARELVSAVKEAARNECRPVQNLLFSDCKLGLNDLPNHVYDLDWDVILVDGPRGDGEDVPGRMSSIFTAAVLARSKKSGGNHKTHVFVHDYYREIERLCGDEFLCRENLVESNDMLAHYVLERMDKNSTQFCRDRKKRPASPSP, from the coding sequence atgaaaagcgGAGGGAACACAAACACGAAGCTCATACTTGTTCATCCATACATTCAAAAACAAACAAGCTCAAATCGTCTATGGCTTCTCGCTTTTGTCTCTTTCTTCACCATCGCTTTTCTCCTTACTCTACTCTACACCACCGACACCATCATCTCTTCCAAAAACAGCACCGTCGTCTCCTCCGTCGTCAACTCAGCCGTCTCCAACACTCCCACCTCTCAGTTGCCAACGAGCGCCATCAATGCTCTGCTCCACTACGCGTCGAGATCTAACGACAGCTTCCACATGTCATACGGAGAGATGAAATCGATCTCCGACGTCCTCCGCCGCTGCGCTCCGCCGTGCAACCTCCTCGTGTTCGGCCTAACGCACGAAACCCTCCTCTGGAAATCGCTGAACCACAACGGACGGACCGTGTACATCGAAGAGAACCGTTATTACGCGGCCTACTTCGAAGAAATCCACCCGGAGATCGAAGTGTTCGACGTTCAGTACACGACGAAGGCTCGCGAGGCGCGTGAGCTTGTGTCGGCGGTCAAAGAGGCGGCGAGGAACGAGTGTCGTCCCGTGCAGAATCTTCTCTTCTCCGACTGCAAACTCGGTCTCAACGACTTGCCGAACCACGTCTACGATCTCGACTGGGATGTGATCTTAGTCGACGGACCACGCGGCGACGGTGAAGATGTGCCGGGAAGGATGTCGTCGATCTTCACGGCGGCGGTCCTTGCTCGGAGCAAAAAATCAGGAGGGAATCACAAGACGCATGTGTTCGTTCACGATTATTACAGAGAGATCGAGAGACTTTGTGGCGATGAGTTTCTTTGTCGGGAGAATCTTGTGGAATCTAACGACATGCTTGCGCACTACGTTTTGGAGAGGATGGATAAGAACAGCACGCAGTTCTGTCGTGATCGTAAGAAACGCCCTGCGTCTCCGTCGCCTTGA
- the LOC103829529 gene encoding probable inactive receptor kinase At5g67200 translates to MSLKLFLFFLLLLLHVSAGFSSSEPNYFNSLLPSDAVALLSFKSTADLDNKLLYSLTERYDYCQWRGVKCAQGRVVRLVLSGVGLRGYFSSATLSRLDQLRVLSLENNSLFGPVPDLSALVNLKSLFLSRNEFNGPFPPSIPSLHRLMILSLSHNNFTGQIPTQITALDRLTSLNLESNRFNGTLPSLNQSFLTSFNVSVNNLTGVIPATPTLSRFDASSFKSNPGLCGEIINRACASSRSPFFGSSNNKTSSSSSSSSQAPLGQSAQAQNGGAVVISPVVSKKKGKENGLVLGFTVGLASLIVLGLCLVVFSLVIKKQTKDEIYEPSQKGDASSSSHQNQALSTRAVPVLNPNSNSSSVEKLQFRAAAATEPQSRVPNSGNLIFCGGGGEGGESSQGMYTLEQLMRASAELLGRGSVGITYKAVFDNQLIVTVKRLDAAKTAVTSEEAFENHMEIVGGLRHQNLVPIRAYFQSNGERLIIFDYQPNGSLFNLIHGSRSSRAKPLHWTSCLKIAEDVAQGLYYIHQTSSALVHGNLKSTNILLGHDFEACLTDYCLSVLTDSSSSSNDDDPDSSSYKAPEIRKSSRRPTSKCDVYSFGVLIFELLTGKNASRHPFMAPHDMLDWVRAMREEEEGAEDNRLGMMTETACLCRVTSPEQRPTMRQVIKMIQEIKESVMAEENDPFQ, encoded by the exons atgtcactgaagctttttctcttcttcctcctcctcctccttcatgTCTCCGCCGGATTCTCATCATCGGAGCCGAACTACTTCAACTccttgcttccttccgacgctGTCGCTCTACTCTCTTTCAAATCCACCGCCGATCTCGACAACAAGCTCCTGTATTCCCTCACAGAGCGTTACGACTACTGCCAATGGCGCGGCGTCAAATGCGCACAGGGCCGCGTCGTTCGCCTTGTTCTCTCCGGCGTCGGCCTCCGTGGCTACTTCTCCTCCGCCACTCTTAGCCGCCTCGACCAGCTCCGAGTCCTGAGCCTCGAGAACAACTCCCTCTTCGGCCCCGTCCCCGATCTCTCCGCTCTCGTTAACCTCAAGTCTCTCTTCCTCAGCCGGAACGAGTTCAACGGACCTTTCCCTCCTTCGATTCCTTCCCTTCACCGGTTAAtgatcctctctctctcccacAACAACTTCACCGGTCAGATTCCAACTCAGATAACCGCTCTCGACCGGTTAACTTCATTAAATCTCGAGTCTAACCGCTTTAACGGCACGCTCCCGTCGCTTAACCAGTCGTTTCTGACGTCCTTCAACGTCTCCGTTAACAACTTAACGGGAGTCATCCCCGCTACACCGACTCTGTCTCGATTCGACGCGTCGTCGTTTAAGTCCAACCCGGGGCTATGCGGGGAGATCATTAACCGAGCGTGCGCTTCTTCACGCTCGCCCTTCTTCGGGTCGAGTAACAACAAaacgtcgtcgtcgtcttcttcgTCCTCGCAGGCTCCGTTGGGGCAAAGCGCGCAGGCGCAGAACGGAGGAGCGGTGGTTATCTCTCCGGTTGTTTCGAAGAAGAAAGGTAAAGAAAATGGGTTAGTACTGGGATTCACCGTCGGTCTCGCGTCGCTCATCGTCCTCGGTCTCTGCCTCGTCGTCTTCTCTCTAGTGATAAAGAAACAAACCAAAGACGAGATTTACGAACCGAGTCAAAAAGGAGACGCGTCATCCTCCTCTCACCAGAATCAAGCTCTGAGTACAAGAGCCGTACCAGTTTTGAATCCGAACTCAAACTCAAGCTCCGTGGAGAAGCTTCAGTTTCGAGCCGCCGCCGCCACGGAGCCGCAGAGCCGAGTCCCAAACAGCGGGAATCTGATCTTCTGCGGCGGGGGCGGGGAAGGAGGTGAGTCGAGTCAAGGGATGTACACTCTGGAGCAGCTGATGCGAGCTTCGGCGGAGCTTCTGGGGAGAGGATCGGTAGGGATTACGTACAAGGCGGTGTTTGATAACCAGCTCATCGTGACGGTGAAGAGACTAGACGCGGCTAAAACGGCGGTTACAAGCGAAGAGGCGTTCGAGAATCACATGGAGATTGTTGGTGGACTCAGGCACCAGAATCTTGTTCCGATTAGAGCTTACTTTCAGTCAAACGGAGAGAGACTCATCATCTTCGATTACCAACCCAATGGCAGCCTCTTCAATCTCATTCACG GTTCTAGATCCTCGAGAGCAAAGCCATTACATTGGACATCATGTTTAAAGATTGCAGAAGATGTTGCCCAAGGCTTGTACTACATTCACCAAACATCGTCAGCATTAGTCCATGGAAACCTTAAATCAACTAACATCCTCCTCGGACATGACTTCGAAGCTTGTTTAACTGATTACTGCCTCAGCGTCTTAAcagattcatcttcttcttctaatgATGATGATCCGGACTCTTCCTCTTACAAAGCCCCTGAGATCAGAAAATCATCTCGTAGACCAACTTCCAAATGCGACGTCTACTCGTTTGGTGTCTTGATCTTTGAGCTTTTGACCGGTAAGAACGCGTCCAGGCATCCGTTTATGGCGCCTCATGATATGCTTGATTGGGTTAGAGCAatgagagaagaagaggaaggagcAGAGGATAATAGGCTTGGCATGATGACTGAAACAGCTTGTCTTTGCCGTGTGACGTCGCCCGAGCAAAGACCGACGATGAGACAAGTGATCAAGATGATTCAGGAGATTAAAGAGAGTGTTATGGCGGAAGAGAACGATCCTTTCCAGTGA
- the LOC103829530 gene encoding ethylene-responsive transcription factor ERF010, protein MEGGGGVANVAVSGTTTTRKRERPYKGIRMRKWGKWVAEIREPNKRSRLWLGSYSTPEAAARAYDTAVFYLRGPTARLNFPELLTGEKFTEEDMSAATIRKKATEVGAQVDALGSAVLDNRHRVFGQDQESCDDSKNFRRNYQNGDGEEHEDDDEDEKRLKSGGWLLERVDLNKLPDPESSDEDWESK, encoded by the coding sequence ATGGAGGGCGGCGGAGGAGTAGCTAACGTGGCAGTCTCCGGGACGACGACGacgaggaagagagagagaccttaCAAGGGTATAAGGATGAGGAAGTGGGGCAAATGGGTTGCGGAGATTCGAGAGCCTAACAAGCGCTCTAGGTTATGGCTCGGCTCTTACTCCACCCCCGAGGCGGCTGCTCGAGCCTACGACACGGCGGTTTTCTACCTCAGAGGACCGACGGCGAGGCTCAACTTCCCTGAGCTTCTTACCGGAGAGAAATTTACCGAGGAGGATATGTCGGCCGCGACGATCAGGAAGAAAGCAACGGAGGTGGGTGCTCAGGTAGACGCTTTGGGCTCGGCGGTGCTAGATAACCGCCACCGTGTTTTTGGTCAGGACCAAGAGAGTTGCGATGATAGCAAGAATTTTCGTCGGAATTATCAAAACGGTGATGGAGAAGAACATGAAGACGATGATGAAGATGAGAAGAGGTTGAAGAGTGGCGGGTGGTTATTGGAACGGGTTGACTTGAATAAACTACCCGACCCGGAGAGCTCCGATGAAGACTGGGAgagcaaataa
- the LOC117126769 gene encoding uncharacterized protein LOC117126769, translating into MSGRQYSLWPVILTPYNLPPDMCMEQEFLFLTILIPGPKHPKRSLDVFLQPLIEELKQLWSEGVRTYDCSLKTNFTMRAVLMWTISDFPAYGMLSGWTTHGRLSCPYCLGSTDAFQLKNGRKSCWFDCHRRFLPLAHPYRRNKTLFRHKKIVRDSPPPYLTGQQIEADIDYYGAQETVKVGGNWHVPGNMPDGYGVSHNWHKKSIFWELPYWKDLLLRHNLDVMHIEKNFFENIMNTLLNVPGKTKDNKKSRMDLPDICSRSELHIKSNGNVPVPIFRLSSTAKTTLFDWVASEVKFPDGYVSNMSRCIERGQKFSGMKSHDCHVFMQRLLPFAFAELLPANVHEALAAIGAFFRDLSTRTFKEEVIEQLHQNIPIILCNLEKIFPPSFFDVMEHLVVHLPYEALLRGPVHNGWMYPYERQMKHLKGKARNLAKVEGSIVAGSLTAETSNFTSYYFAPTVRTRKRVPRRYDDGGVPTSYPIDGVPDIFCEIGRFGGKTKEVWWSCEEDKHSAHTYILLNCEDAMTRYFERMFVSQVEEAIPGISATDVDTRKDKHFVKWLKSQVDYDDPYYPVWFHELVQGPVAKVTTSPMYFTRGFTFHTYEYGRHRATSNYGICVKGETDFYGILQEIIEVEFPGLLKLKCVLFKCEWFDPVVNRGIRYNKFGVVDVNFGRRYNKFEPFILASQAEQVSFLPYPRLRTSGINWVTAIKVTPRGRIVVGEEPPLQEEDAITEVEVPEQPTDEILLIDPQNFQYEDIPEDATDEAREDEFERSDDDDCNDSDENENDLE; encoded by the exons atgtctggtagacaatattctttgtggccagtcattcttacgccgtataatttaccgccggatatgtgcatggaacaagaatttctatttttgacCATATTAATCCCAGGGCCGAAGCATCCAAAACGGTCTcttgatgtttttcttcaaccgttgatagaagagctaaagcaattgtggtcagaaggggtgaggacgtacgattgttccttgaaaaccaattttacgatgcgagcagtTCTGATGTGGACGATAAGTGATTTCCCTgcttatgggatgttgtctggctgGACAACACATGGAAGATTATCTTGTCCGTATTGTCTTGGATCCACGGATgcttttcaactgaagaatggtaggaagagttgttggtttgattgtcatcgtcggttTCTTCCACTTGCCCATCCGTACAGAAGAAACAAGACATTGTTTCGACACAAAAAAATTGTCAGAGACAGTCCTCCTCCATATCTCACCGGCCAGCAGATCGAAGCGGACATTGATTATTACGGAGCTCAGGAAACAGTTAAGGTTGGAGGAAATTGGCATGTTCCTGGAAATATGCCTGATGGGTATGGTGTATCTCACAATTGGcataagaagagtatattttgggagctaccgtattggaaggatcttctcttACGCCACAATCtggatgtcatgcatatcgagaagaacttttttgagaacatcatgaatacattacttaacgtccctgggaagacaaaagataacaaaaagtcAAGGATGGACTTAcctgatatttgctcaagaagtgaGTTACATATCAAGAGCAATGGAAACGTTCCTGTTCCCATCTTCCGGTTGTCATCAACAGCGAAAACAACCTTGTTTGACTGGGTTGCATCGGAAGTTAAGTTTCCTGAtggttatgtttcaaatatgtcAAGATGTATTGAACGAGGTCAAAAGTTCTCCGGAATgaaaagtcatgattgtcatgtgtttatgcaacgactgcttccatttgcttttgccgagctccttccagcaaatGTCcacgaagcacttgcag ccATCGGAGCATTTTTCAGAGATCTTAGCACACGTACGTTCAAAGAAGAAGTCATCGAACAACTTCATCAGAACATTCCGATCATATTGTGCAacctggagaagatatttcctccttcattttttgacgtcatggagcatctagttgTCCACCTAccgtatgaagcattgcttcgtggacctgttcacaacggatggatgtatccATATGAGCGACAGATGAAACATTTGAAGGGGAAAGCAAGAAATCTTGCAAAGGTAGAAGGTTCAATAGTTGCAGGGAGTTTGACAGCCGAAACATCTAACTTCACATCATACTACTTTGCTCCAACTGTTCGTACGAGAAAAAGAGTTCctagaagatatgatgatggtggagtacCGACATCATATCCAATTGATGGTGTTCCTGACATTTTCTGCGAAATTGGACGGTTTGGTGGTAAAACGAAAGAAGTATGGTGGTCATGTgaagaagataaacatagtGCCCACACTTATATTCTGCTCAACTGCGAGGATGCAATGACCCGTTACTTTGAAAG GATGTTTGTATCTCAAGTTGAAGAAGCAATACCAGGAATATCTGCAACTGATGTGGATACACGTAAAGATAAACACTTTGTCAAGTGGTTAAAATCACAG gttgattatgacgatccTTATTATCCCGTATGGTTTCATGAATTGGTTCAAGGTCCAGTtgcaaaggtcaccacatcacctatgtatttcacacgaggattTACCTTTCACACATACGAGTATGGGAGACATCGGGCAACGAGTAACtacggaatatgtgtgaaaggtgaaACAGACTTTTACGGGATATTgcaggagattattgaagtggaatttccggggttattgaagctaaaatgcgtgctcttcaaatgtgaatggttcgatccTGTTGTGAACCGCGGGATTCggtataacaaatttggtgttgtggatgtcaattttgggagaagatacaacaaatttgagcctttcattttagcttcacaagccgagcaagttagcttccttccttatcctcggcTTCGAACTTCCGGGATAAACTGGGTAACTgctatcaaagttacacctcgtggaCGCATTGTCGTTGGAGAAGAACCGCCCTTGCAAGAAGAAGACGCTATCACTGAAGTTGAGGTACCAGAACAACCAACTGATGAAATCCTTTTGATCGACCCGCAAAACTTTCAATATGAAGATATTCCCGAAGATGCGACAGATGAAGCACGTGaagacgagttcgagagaagcgacgatgatgattgtaatgatagtgatgagaacgaaaacgatttagagtga